The Fulvivirga ligni genome window below encodes:
- a CDS encoding DUF4139 domain-containing protein — MRYLAILLFFIAHQVESQELPQHELKTTITDATVFLQNALITRAGKLEIPQGKSVIKIKALSPYIDEKSVQVKATGSFTILSVNHSFNYQQKLSKDEQVEDITNRISDLDREISNQLARLEVLAEKQSVLNENKDLGGGHSSATLTDLKQAMDFYDRELTAIKKEELDIKLKIRQLTGEKENLEKEIDSETAMKVMPTGEIIIKTEADSKTMGDFKVTYMVKNAGWYPKYDIRVNSVEKPLELNYKADIYQNTGVDWKDVKLKLSNGDPNQSGTAPRLNPWFLNYQRYTSFNAALYGARAYDSDEVIREVEGLVMDESGQPLPGVNVIVKGSTIGTVTDINGHYSLALPGSNSILIVSFIGFSSKEVPVNSSKLNISLSEDDADLSEVVVTGFNGTGLEGRVAGLKVRGYGSAAKINKSEYIGTSVVENQTTVEFKVDEPYSIKSNSDKLTVDLTSFYIETLFEYYAAPKLDKDAFLVARIIDWDQYNLLEGEANLYLEDTYVGRSVLNAKSLGDTLDISLGRDKSIVIVREKVKTFAKRKIIGSNKVDTREFKITVRNKKSQTINLTLTDQIPVSVNNDIQVEPVNVSNAKLDEITGELTWKLELSPQQQTELTMSYEVKSNKFQKLALE; from the coding sequence ATGAGATATTTAGCTATACTTTTATTCTTTATTGCTCACCAGGTTGAATCCCAAGAGCTTCCTCAGCATGAACTTAAAACAACCATAACAGATGCTACGGTTTTTCTCCAAAATGCTCTGATAACACGAGCCGGTAAACTTGAAATTCCTCAAGGGAAATCGGTTATTAAAATTAAGGCACTTTCCCCTTACATTGATGAAAAAAGCGTTCAGGTGAAAGCAACCGGTTCCTTCACTATTCTATCGGTCAATCACAGTTTTAATTATCAACAAAAGCTATCAAAAGATGAGCAGGTAGAGGATATAACCAATAGAATAAGCGATCTCGACCGGGAAATATCTAATCAACTGGCTCGGTTAGAGGTGTTGGCAGAAAAGCAAAGTGTGCTTAATGAGAATAAAGATCTGGGAGGAGGACACTCATCTGCTACGCTTACGGACTTGAAGCAAGCCATGGATTTTTATGATAGAGAGCTTACTGCCATCAAGAAGGAAGAACTTGATATTAAACTCAAAATCAGGCAACTGACAGGTGAGAAGGAGAATTTAGAGAAAGAAATAGACTCAGAAACTGCTATGAAAGTAATGCCAACGGGAGAAATTATAATAAAGACGGAGGCAGATTCTAAAACTATGGGTGATTTTAAAGTGACTTATATGGTAAAAAATGCCGGTTGGTACCCAAAATATGACATTAGAGTTAATAGTGTTGAAAAGCCTTTGGAGCTGAACTATAAAGCTGATATTTATCAGAATACTGGTGTGGATTGGAAGGATGTAAAATTGAAGCTTTCTAATGGAGACCCTAACCAAAGTGGAACTGCACCGCGCCTTAACCCGTGGTTTTTAAACTATCAGCGCTATACTTCTTTTAATGCAGCTTTATATGGGGCCAGGGCTTACGATTCAGATGAAGTGATTCGTGAAGTTGAGGGACTTGTAATGGATGAGTCAGGTCAGCCACTACCAGGGGTAAATGTAATTGTGAAAGGAAGCACCATAGGTACAGTAACTGATATCAATGGACATTATTCATTGGCTCTCCCTGGTTCTAATTCTATACTGATAGTTTCATTCATAGGTTTTAGTAGTAAAGAGGTGCCTGTTAACTCTTCAAAGCTAAATATTAGTCTCTCGGAAGATGATGCCGATCTTTCGGAGGTGGTAGTGACAGGATTTAATGGGACAGGATTAGAGGGGAGGGTTGCAGGACTTAAAGTTCGAGGATATGGTTCAGCTGCTAAAATAAATAAGTCTGAATATATTGGAACCTCCGTAGTTGAAAATCAAACCACAGTAGAGTTTAAGGTGGATGAACCTTACTCGATAAAGTCAAATAGTGATAAGCTTACAGTTGACCTTACCTCCTTTTATATAGAAACATTATTCGAATATTATGCTGCTCCCAAACTGGATAAGGATGCTTTTCTGGTAGCCAGAATTATTGATTGGGATCAATATAATCTGCTCGAAGGTGAAGCTAATCTGTATTTGGAGGATACCTATGTGGGTAGATCAGTGCTCAATGCAAAATCATTAGGCGATACTTTAGACATTTCTTTAGGTAGGGATAAAAGTATAGTCATAGTTAGAGAAAAGGTGAAGACTTTTGCTAAGAGGAAAATTATTGGAAGTAATAAGGTTGATACACGGGAATTTAAAATCACGGTAAGAAATAAGAAATCACAAACAATAAATCTGACACTTACGGATCAAATACCTGTATCAGTAAATAATGATATACAGGTGGAGCCTGTTAATGTCTCAAATGCTAAGTTAGATGAAATCACTGGCGAATTAACCTGGAAATTGGAACTGTCTCCACAGCAGCAAACAGAATTAACGATGAGTTACGAAGTAAAATCCAATAAATTTCAGAAGCTTGCTCTTGAGTAA
- a CDS encoding cellulase family glycosylhydrolase: protein MKTLNWASQTWRGMTLAVAFILSFCCATMAQLPTANQVAGEMTIGWNLGNSLEVPGSETGWGNPPATQQLINQVKSAGFNVLRLPCAWDSYADQSTFQIDASWLARVKEVVDYGISNDMYVIINSHWDGGWLEEHPLYSYQDAVNEKQEAYWTQIADYFKSYDEHLLFAGTNEVRANYSTPTSENIEVQESYNQTFVNAVRATGGNNSTRTLIVQTYNTNIWFGLDYFTLPQDPTSNRLMVEVHHYDPYDFTLNPDNNAACTVWGQPWVGGDVCSWGQEDYTEDLFDRVEQEWVVNNVPVIIGEFGVAKRTALSGTALSDHLAAREYYLEYMTDASSRNGIVPIYWDNGYSGDMGFALFDRNSAAIVDQGALDALLEGVDGGGGGNPDMTYTVSVNTVGQGVVSLSPSGGVYEAGTSITVSAQAANGWSFDAWSGALSGSSNPTMLTIDGDMSITANFSENDNGGGSGCSSPISISTPFAHDGAGDYCWFTTGPISYINSWALDELLINGVDYTNTWSNSMPPAVDGGWTIQYSGSFGWSHFEAAAPSNSGRQGENGDQAAVSMMYPNPFHHQLKVQLNEPDQTLYLVVRDISGRFISRYEVGGVKGQIEIGVDLKPGQHILEIIKMSGKKSYKIVKSN, encoded by the coding sequence ATGAAAACGCTTAATTGGGCCTCTCAAACGTGGAGAGGTATGACACTCGCTGTCGCTTTTATCTTATCTTTTTGTTGTGCTACTATGGCTCAGCTGCCCACCGCCAACCAGGTGGCTGGTGAAATGACTATCGGCTGGAACCTCGGAAATTCCCTGGAGGTGCCTGGGTCGGAAACGGGCTGGGGTAATCCGCCGGCCACACAGCAACTGATTAATCAGGTGAAATCCGCTGGATTCAACGTACTTCGGCTTCCCTGTGCCTGGGACAGCTATGCTGATCAATCTACGTTTCAGATCGATGCAAGCTGGCTAGCCAGGGTAAAAGAGGTAGTGGATTATGGTATCAGTAATGATATGTATGTTATCATTAACAGCCATTGGGATGGTGGCTGGTTAGAAGAGCACCCCCTTTACAGTTATCAGGATGCTGTCAATGAAAAGCAGGAGGCATACTGGACGCAAATAGCTGATTACTTTAAAAGCTATGATGAGCACTTGCTTTTTGCTGGTACTAACGAAGTGCGAGCAAACTACAGCACACCTACTTCAGAGAATATCGAGGTGCAAGAATCTTATAATCAGACATTTGTTAACGCTGTCCGTGCTACTGGGGGAAATAACAGTACTCGTACCCTGATTGTACAGACCTATAATACTAACATTTGGTTTGGTCTGGATTATTTTACATTGCCGCAAGACCCGACCTCTAACCGGCTGATGGTAGAGGTGCATCACTATGACCCATATGATTTTACTTTGAATCCTGATAACAATGCAGCCTGCACAGTGTGGGGGCAGCCTTGGGTAGGCGGAGACGTCTGTAGCTGGGGACAGGAAGATTATACTGAAGATCTTTTTGATAGAGTGGAGCAGGAGTGGGTAGTAAATAATGTGCCCGTGATCATTGGAGAGTTTGGGGTGGCAAAACGGACTGCGTTAAGTGGTACAGCACTCTCAGACCATCTGGCAGCCAGAGAGTATTATCTCGAGTATATGACGGATGCCTCATCAAGAAATGGAATAGTGCCTATTTACTGGGATAATGGCTATAGTGGAGATATGGGGTTCGCTCTATTTGATAGAAATTCTGCCGCCATTGTGGATCAAGGAGCATTAGATGCTTTACTAGAAGGTGTTGATGGTGGAGGTGGAGGAAATCCTGACATGACATATACAGTTAGCGTAAATACTGTAGGTCAAGGTGTTGTAAGCTTAAGTCCTTCAGGTGGTGTATATGAAGCTGGTACGTCTATTACTGTCTCGGCACAAGCTGCTAATGGGTGGTCATTTGATGCCTGGTCAGGGGCGCTTTCGGGTAGTTCTAATCCAACTATGCTCACTATCGATGGTGATATGTCAATCACGGCAAACTTCAGTGAAAATGATAATGGAGGCGGCTCAGGGTGTAGTTCTCCCATATCTATAAGTACTCCTTTTGCTCATGACGGTGCGGGGGATTACTGTTGGTTTACTACCGGACCTATTTCTTACATCAATAGTTGGGCTTTAGATGAGCTCCTTATCAATGGAGTAGATTATACCAACACCTGGTCGAATAGCATGCCACCGGCAGTTGATGGTGGTTGGACTATACAGTATAGTGGTTCGTTTGGGTGGTCACACTTTGAGGCTGCTGCTCCTTCAAATTCAGGAAGGCAAGGGGAAAATGGGGATCAAGCGGCTGTTTCAATGATGTACCCAAATCCATTTCATCATCAGTTAAAGGTGCAGTTAAATGAGCCTGATCAAACCCTTTACCTGGTGGTGAGAGACATTAGTGGGCGATTTATAAGTAGATATGAGGTAGGCGGAGTAAAAGGGCAAATTGAGATTGGAGTAGACCTAAAACCTGGTCAGCATATTCTAGAAATCATTAAAATGTCTGGTAAGAAGAGTTATAAAATTGTAAAAAGTAACTAA
- a CDS encoding fatty acid desaturase family protein, which translates to MLSLFFIPLLIINLGVISSPLVLLAMYSLAALGMSGIGMGIMHDALHGSYSKNRKVNKYMGYTMNLIGANADIWKIQHNVLHHTYTNIEDADDDINAPFFLRFSPHAKRYKIHRFQHLYIWFFYGLSTLSWVTVKDFLRMSRYRKMGFFGSKKEYRTMVLKVIAWKILYYSYVLVIPMIMLPLAPWLIILGFLIMHFITGVLITTVFQTAHVMPGVDFPLPDENGIIGSDWFVHQMATTSNFSPKSRFFSWLIGGLNYQIEHHLLPNISHVHYKNISKIVAETAKEYGIPYNTQKTFVEAVWEHVRMLRRLGKVEMIPIKATQNTPLR; encoded by the coding sequence ATGCTTAGTCTGTTTTTTATTCCTTTATTGATTATCAATTTGGGAGTTATAAGCTCACCTTTAGTATTATTGGCTATGTACAGTCTGGCTGCTTTGGGTATGTCTGGCATTGGGATGGGCATAATGCATGATGCCTTACATGGTTCATATTCTAAAAATAGAAAGGTGAACAAATACATGGGCTATACCATGAACCTTATTGGTGCTAACGCTGATATATGGAAAATTCAGCATAACGTGCTGCACCACACTTACACAAACATTGAAGATGCGGATGATGATATCAATGCACCTTTTTTTCTAAGGTTTTCTCCGCACGCTAAAAGATATAAAATTCATAGATTTCAGCATTTATACATTTGGTTTTTTTATGGCTTATCCACCTTATCTTGGGTAACGGTGAAAGACTTTTTAAGAATGTCAAGATACAGGAAAATGGGATTTTTTGGTTCTAAAAAAGAATATAGAACCATGGTGCTGAAGGTCATAGCCTGGAAAATACTTTATTATTCTTATGTGTTGGTAATACCTATGATTATGCTGCCATTGGCACCGTGGTTGATCATTTTAGGTTTTTTGATCATGCATTTTATTACTGGAGTATTAATTACTACTGTTTTCCAGACAGCACATGTAATGCCTGGGGTTGATTTTCCGTTGCCTGATGAAAATGGTATAATAGGAAGTGACTGGTTTGTTCATCAAATGGCTACCACCAGCAATTTTTCTCCAAAGAGCAGATTTTTTTCATGGTTGATAGGTGGGTTAAACTATCAGATAGAGCATCATTTGCTGCCTAATATCAGCCACGTACATTATAAAAATATATCTAAAATAGTGGCAGAAACAGCTAAAGAGTATGGGATACCCTATAATACCCAAAAGACCTTTGTTGAAGCTGTCTGGGAGCACGTAAGAATGCTCAGACGCCTGGGGAAGGTAGAAATGATTCCTATTAAAGCTACTCAAAATACTCCCTTAAGGTAA
- a CDS encoding DEAD/DEAH box helicase, producing the protein MNNIKTKKKRSGSNPSFNKSNRGGSGRRQPRKKAVSTLDPNLLIKKAVKVEEEEYVPTRTFDDMPLDVNLKANIFDKGFRFPTKIQDETLEALLEGTDLIGVANTGTGKTGAFLIPIINQMLSNRKSSKALIVVPTRELALQVEEEFKSLSHRLGLYAACFIGGTNLGRDMMRLRKRNHIIIGTPGRLMDLVGRDALRMDDINTLVLDEFDRMLDMGFVNDIKRMVKLMSRRNHTMLFSATVDDTQKALIDTLLNNPVEVKVSSGKTTNENIDQDIIRVAEGEDKFQMLLDLVSGEDFQKVIVFAETKRMADKIAKKLNQSGVKSDQIHGNKSQNYRQNALNRFKNGQVKILVATDVAARGIDVTDVTHVINYQLPLNFDSYVHRIGRTGRGGKVGKAYTFVDEADNKQ; encoded by the coding sequence ATGAATAACATAAAAACAAAAAAGAAAAGAAGTGGTAGTAACCCTTCTTTTAACAAGTCCAATAGAGGTGGTTCGGGCAGAAGACAGCCCAGAAAAAAGGCCGTTTCTACTTTGGACCCTAACTTACTTATAAAAAAGGCCGTAAAAGTAGAGGAAGAGGAGTATGTGCCTACCCGAACTTTTGATGATATGCCTTTAGATGTGAACCTTAAGGCAAATATTTTCGATAAAGGCTTTAGGTTTCCAACCAAAATACAAGACGAAACATTAGAGGCATTACTTGAAGGGACTGATCTTATTGGTGTGGCCAATACAGGTACCGGAAAAACAGGTGCTTTTTTGATACCCATAATCAATCAGATGTTAAGCAATCGTAAGTCTTCTAAGGCCCTTATTGTGGTGCCTACCAGAGAGCTTGCTTTGCAGGTAGAGGAGGAGTTTAAATCACTTAGTCATAGACTAGGGTTATATGCTGCTTGTTTTATCGGTGGAACTAATTTGGGTAGAGATATGATGCGTTTGCGCAAAAGAAATCATATCATCATTGGTACCCCGGGTAGATTGATGGATTTAGTGGGTAGAGATGCTCTTAGAATGGATGACATCAACACGCTAGTGCTAGATGAATTTGATCGCATGCTTGACATGGGCTTTGTGAATGACATCAAGAGAATGGTGAAGCTGATGAGCAGAAGAAATCATACCATGCTTTTCTCTGCCACTGTGGATGATACTCAGAAGGCTCTGATTGATACATTGCTCAATAATCCTGTAGAGGTGAAGGTGAGTAGCGGAAAAACTACGAACGAAAATATTGATCAGGATATCATTAGAGTAGCCGAAGGAGAGGATAAATTTCAGATGCTACTTGACTTGGTTTCTGGAGAGGATTTTCAGAAGGTAATAGTATTTGCCGAGACTAAAAGGATGGCAGATAAAATAGCCAAAAAGCTTAATCAATCTGGTGTGAAATCTGACCAGATACATGGTAATAAGTCTCAAAATTATAGACAGAATGCCTTAAACAGATTCAAAAATGGGCAGGTGAAGATTTTGGTGGCTACTGATGTAGCGGCCAGAGGAATCGATGTTACGGACGTAACGCACGTGATTAACTATCAGCTGCCATTAAACTTTGATAGCTACGTTCATAGAATAGGAAGAACAGGACGTGGTGGAAAAGTAGGAAAGGCTTACACTTTTGTGGATGAAGCCGATAATAAACAATGA
- a CDS encoding cold-shock protein: MQEGTVKFFNNTKGFGFIKPSDSGDDIFVHESGLIDEIRENDKVRFEVERGRKGMNAVNVEVID; this comes from the coding sequence ATGCAAGAAGGAACAGTAAAATTCTTTAATAACACCAAAGGTTTTGGTTTTATTAAGCCATCAGATTCAGGTGACGATATCTTTGTACACGAAAGTGGACTTATCGATGAGATCCGTGAAAATGATAAAGTAAGATTCGAAGTTGAAAGAGGCCGTAAAGGTATGAATGCAGTAAACGTAGAAGTGATAGACTAA
- a CDS encoding AMP-binding protein, protein MTNSQIFINGKELVPGQLGTFTISNPFEESTVRFIDEWLSDAQSFSMQTSGSTGKPKIISVLRSQMEASAKMTMKALGIAHGTALVCLDTAYIAGKMMLVRALMHDMTIWAVNPGSNPLSDISIQPDFAALVPLQVETILQNAATKDLLNKMKSIIVGGAPVSKSLERKISALTVPTFSTYGMTETVSHIALKKLNGSDSSNLYNAFDEVQLGLDERGCLTINSVVTNHETIITNDSVDLKTSHSFEWLGRIDNVINSGGIKVQSEKVERVFEKIFENLEINNRFFISGLDDDTLGKKVVMIIESSSVLDAENTFLSQAKTQLTKYELPKEVYYVKEFMETKTGKVNRRETLELL, encoded by the coding sequence TTGACAAATTCACAGATATTTATCAATGGAAAAGAATTGGTCCCGGGGCAGCTCGGGACCTTTACTATTTCTAACCCATTTGAAGAAAGTACAGTACGGTTCATAGATGAGTGGCTCTCCGACGCCCAAAGCTTTAGTATGCAAACTTCAGGTTCTACCGGAAAGCCCAAAATCATATCGGTTTTAAGAAGCCAGATGGAAGCCAGTGCAAAAATGACTATGAAGGCACTGGGCATCGCTCACGGCACCGCACTAGTATGTTTAGACACCGCCTATATCGCAGGAAAAATGATGCTGGTAAGGGCTTTGATGCATGATATGACTATCTGGGCAGTAAACCCTGGTTCCAATCCGCTAAGTGACATAAGCATACAACCTGATTTCGCAGCTCTGGTACCATTGCAAGTAGAGACTATTCTTCAAAATGCTGCTACAAAAGACCTTTTAAATAAAATGAAGTCTATCATTGTGGGAGGAGCACCAGTAAGCAAATCGTTAGAGCGCAAAATTAGCGCCTTAACCGTTCCAACCTTCTCTACATATGGTATGACGGAAACAGTCTCTCATATCGCCTTAAAAAAGCTTAACGGCAGTGATTCCAGTAATCTCTACAACGCTTTTGATGAGGTGCAGCTCGGATTAGATGAAAGAGGCTGCCTGACCATTAATTCTGTAGTAACCAATCATGAAACCATCATTACTAATGACAGCGTTGATCTGAAAACTAGTCACAGCTTCGAATGGCTTGGCAGAATAGACAATGTGATTAATAGCGGGGGAATAAAAGTACAGAGTGAAAAGGTAGAACGAGTATTTGAGAAAATATTCGAAAATTTAGAGATCAACAATCGCTTCTTCATTTCAGGGTTAGATGATGATACACTAGGAAAGAAAGTGGTCATGATCATAGAATCATCTTCCGTTTTAGATGCCGAAAACACCTTTTTATCCCAAGCCAAAACACAGCTAACCAAATATGAACTACCTAAAGAGGTGTATTATGTCAAAGAATTCATGGAGACCAAGACTGGCAAGGTGAATAGAAGAGAGACTTTAGAGTTGCTTTAA
- a CDS encoding zinc-dependent metalloprotease has product MKRILSLVIIISAVFGCQTSKKASQASEGTKKEKSAYEKIITKGTESDAGLFTVHRKDDKVYYEIPDSLLEKDMLLISRISKIGANFNSGYVNAGTKTGEQLIRWEKFHKKILLKSISYNAVANDTLPIYQSVASNNYSPTLYSFDIEATNPDSTGVLIEVTDFFTKDVSSISALSSSTRREYKVKRLDGSRSFIRSAKSYPKNIEVKHEMTYEADEPPSNSNSGAISLVMSQSMVLLPEQPMQPRIYDPRVGWFTVGQIDYGSEALKSDDKTFIRRWRLEPKDPEAYARGELVEPVKPIVYYLDPATPEKWRKYFIAGIESWQECFETAGFKNAIIAKEAPTAEEDPDFSPEDVRYSIVRYVASTTRNAIGPSTSDPRSGEIIESDIIWFHNHLRSYRNRYLLETGAANPKARSLDTPDEEIGEMMKMVIAHEIGHALGLPHNMKASSAYPVDSLRSGTFTQKYGIATTLMDYARYNYVAQPGDENIRFIRQIGPYDHYAINWGYRYIPEANSADAEKPTLSKWIKEKEGDARYLFGSGSGGFDPTSQTEGIGDDPVKASEYGLSNLKIVSKNLIDWTTKDGEDYTDLKELYGELVGVWSRYIGHVVRNVGGVTETLKTSESTGPIYQPVSKKDQQRAMTFLLDKAFTTPDWLVSEDLLRRIEHAGALIRVKSLQSRHLNSLLSFEVLQRLSEAEAFMGSKTYTSLNIMDELQNGLFSELARNSKIDPYRRDLQKSYVERLEYLMTGSQSPIPARYRSYVVRTEVDADESDIRSLARGKLVDLKNKIRRSRISDRMSSYHLKDLEARIDLILNPKG; this is encoded by the coding sequence ATGAAAAGAATTTTATCCTTAGTTATTATTATTTCGGCAGTATTTGGCTGCCAAACTTCCAAAAAAGCGTCGCAAGCATCGGAAGGCACTAAGAAAGAGAAAAGTGCCTATGAAAAAATCATTACTAAAGGCACAGAAAGTGATGCCGGGCTTTTCACCGTACATAGAAAAGACGATAAAGTATATTATGAAATCCCAGACAGCCTGCTGGAAAAGGACATGCTTTTAATAAGCAGAATTAGCAAAATTGGAGCTAATTTCAACAGTGGCTATGTCAATGCCGGCACCAAAACTGGTGAGCAACTGATCAGATGGGAGAAATTCCATAAAAAGATTTTACTAAAATCAATTTCCTACAATGCTGTAGCGAATGATACTTTGCCGATCTATCAATCTGTAGCGTCTAACAACTACTCGCCTACCCTTTATAGTTTTGATATAGAAGCTACTAACCCTGACAGCACCGGAGTTTTAATCGAAGTTACAGACTTCTTTACTAAGGATGTATCAAGCATCAGTGCCCTATCTAGCAGCACTCGCAGAGAGTATAAAGTAAAAAGACTGGATGGCAGCAGAAGCTTTATCAGGTCAGCGAAAAGCTATCCTAAAAATATTGAGGTAAAACATGAGATGACGTATGAGGCTGACGAGCCACCGTCTAACTCAAACTCTGGAGCCATTAGCCTTGTAATGAGCCAGTCAATGGTACTATTACCTGAGCAGCCCATGCAGCCAAGAATTTATGACCCCAGAGTAGGTTGGTTTACTGTAGGTCAGATTGACTATGGTTCAGAGGCCTTGAAGTCTGATGACAAAACCTTCATAAGAAGATGGAGACTAGAACCTAAAGATCCGGAAGCTTATGCCAGAGGAGAATTGGTGGAGCCAGTAAAACCTATTGTGTATTATCTGGACCCTGCAACACCAGAAAAATGGAGAAAGTACTTTATTGCTGGAATAGAGAGCTGGCAGGAATGCTTTGAAACAGCTGGTTTCAAAAACGCCATTATAGCTAAAGAAGCCCCTACAGCCGAAGAGGATCCTGACTTCAGCCCTGAAGATGTGAGATATTCCATAGTAAGATATGTAGCCAGCACCACCAGAAATGCCATTGGCCCAAGCACATCAGACCCCAGATCTGGTGAAATCATAGAGAGTGACATCATCTGGTTCCATAACCATTTAAGATCCTACAGAAACAGATACTTACTGGAAACTGGCGCAGCTAATCCAAAGGCAAGATCGTTGGACACTCCTGATGAAGAAATAGGAGAAATGATGAAAATGGTAATTGCCCACGAAATAGGCCATGCCCTGGGCTTACCTCATAACATGAAAGCCAGCAGTGCCTATCCTGTAGATTCATTGAGATCTGGCACTTTTACTCAGAAATATGGTATTGCCACCACTTTGATGGACTACGCCAGATATAATTACGTAGCTCAACCGGGTGATGAGAACATTAGATTCATCAGACAGATTGGCCCCTACGATCACTATGCTATCAATTGGGGTTATCGTTATATCCCAGAAGCAAATAGTGCAGATGCAGAAAAGCCAACACTTAGCAAATGGATAAAGGAAAAAGAAGGTGATGCAAGATACCTGTTTGGAAGCGGCAGTGGTGGCTTTGACCCTACTTCCCAAACTGAGGGTATAGGAGATGACCCGGTTAAGGCTAGCGAATACGGACTAAGCAACCTAAAGATTGTAAGCAAAAACCTCATTGATTGGACCACTAAAGACGGTGAGGACTATACTGATTTAAAAGAGCTTTACGGAGAACTTGTTGGTGTATGGAGCCGATATATAGGACATGTAGTACGCAATGTTGGCGGTGTTACTGAAACCTTAAAAACTTCAGAATCAACAGGCCCTATCTACCAGCCAGTAAGCAAGAAAGATCAGCAACGCGCTATGACATTTCTTTTAGACAAAGCTTTCACTACTCCTGATTGGCTGGTAAGCGAAGATCTTTTAAGGAGAATAGAGCACGCAGGAGCCCTAATCAGAGTTAAGTCATTGCAATCCAGACATTTAAACAGCCTATTAAGCTTTGAAGTACTACAAAGATTGTCTGAGGCTGAAGCCTTCATGGGCAGCAAAACTTATACTTCTCTTAATATTATGGATGAGCTACAAAACGGCTTATTCTCAGAACTAGCAAGAAACAGCAAGATCGATCCATATAGAAGAGATCTTCAAAAGTCTTATGTAGAGAGGCTTGAGTATTTGATGACAGGTAGCCAATCTCCTATTCCTGCCAGATATAGATCTTATGTAGTAAGAACAGAAGTAGATGCAGATGAATCAGATATTCGTTCTTTAGCAAGAGGAAAATTAGTAGATTTAAAGAACAAAATTAGAAGAAGCCGAATAAGTGATCGCATGTCTTCATACCACCTAAAAGACCTTGAAGCACGCATTGATCTTATTCTTAACCCTAAAGGATAA